ATCtctgaaaaaattgaaaactctAATTTGCAGTGTTATGAGCTGCAAACCACCTGATCATTAAACCTTGCAGTCGCAGGCTGAGAGTGTACTTTGTAGAGGAGATGCGATTCCGAACTGTTTTATCCACCAACTTTGCAAGCTGTTCAACTGTCTTATGGCTCGTACCGTGCTTCCTCTCGTTGCGTTCACGCCAGATGAAATAAATGGTGACTTGCAGGACCAATCGGAGGAGTATAAaaaattgttgatttttttaacaGTTGGGTATAAAAAATAACATCTTTTGAATACATttgtatatacaaaattcttatatttctataaaataatgggattaacaataatttttttttttgtaactgattaacaataatattttattgttgtaaCTTAATAGATCTCGAAAACCAAAAATAGTATATTATTGTAACTTAATATATCTCGAATAATCTATATCCCTAGAATATTTctaattataaacaattttaatatgtttactaTCCTATTAATTTTCTAGcgataagaaatatataaatatcgaATCAACACAACAAATATAATCATTCTAAACCTTCAAACGCTCTATACCCTGATCTACACTTATGAATTCTGTTATCAAAATCAGTAACTTGAGTGATGTTAAACCTTTCAAATATGCATGGAGAGTTCGGGTGAAAGTGTTTCATACATGGAAGTCAAACAATCTcaaaaatagttattctcttGAGATGGTCTTAACAGATGAAAATGTAAGCTATATTCACTAACTATCATCcattttaactatatttaatATGTGAACTTTagcgtcttttttttttacagacgAAAATATAAGCTATATTCACTACCTATCGTCTATTTTAACTATGTTTAATATATGAACTTCCCTATTTAGATGGATTATATTTAGTTTCTCTTTCTTGaatctatttagtattttaatcTGCttttgttaggctttgcttttGTTCAGTGTGCTTCATCTATGgctataaatatatttctttcaTATGAGTATCGGTCTTTGCTCGGCTTATGAGTAAAATATCTCTGCTTGGAAGAAATTTAATGGATTTGGAGTTGGTTTTTTGACCCAGGTGAGAATCAGAGGCTGGCATTCTCCGATGGGAGCGGTCCGACAATGTGTCTCTCTTTAGATCTATCAGATTTTCCTGTGTTTTGATCACTGGCGAGTCAAGTTCTTCAGTCCAAAAGCATTTATTATGAGCAAAAGAGATGTTGCTCTGGGAGTACAAGGCTATGGAAGATCCCGGCTTACGAAAGAGACGAAGACATCACCAGTGGTTCGATTTCAGGGAGGACTTCCGCCGGTAGACCAAAACAGATTTGGTTAGTGGTTCTCACGTGTTTTAAAAGCATTTCTGGCCTCTAGACTTAACAACTTTGTACTCTCTTCTTTTAATCTTACATAGCAACTttgtactcttttttttgttaactagcAACTTTGTACTCATTTCCTGGATTTTGAGCTTTATAAATgatatgttgacaaaaaatgaaaaaaatgtaaatatggTTTACCTACAAGCGATCGAGCTATACTTTTCTCTTCAAATTTTTTTCACATTTACTCATGATTAACATTATTTGTATTATAGTTTCTCATAAACCTTCTTCCCTATTAACTTTATAGAAAACAATGTTTCTTTCCACGGACTACAATGATATATAAACatacttttcaaaattttatagatGAGGCAACATTGATTTCCAACTTATTTGAATATGTTGCTAGATGAAATGAGTAACATGATAAATACGAACCATGAGAAATATGGTTTAAGCTTTGATCAgccaacaaaattaaatatatcccATATTTATATCTGGTGTAAATATGGAGACATGTTTGAAACTCCACGAATTTTGTTAGTATCTTAGAAAATATTACCATCCACAAAATATAGGAACTTCCATAATCTCCTACAATTATAATCCTATTAGTATTTTGTGCAGTTCCAGAAATCTATGCGTAAGCTATATGTATAAATAGTAGGGAAATTTGCCAATATGGAACTAGATCTCTAAAGTATTGTCCCCTTAGAACTAAATTCTCTAACCTTGTCCGTATAGAATTAATTCTTGTCCCCTTAGAACTAATACTGTGTGAATCTACTGTTTTGTccttttctttataaaatagttaataaaattttaaaaactttatgaattaaaaaggaaatacttaattaaataaaaatagggTTATTTTTTCCCAACTCTCGGTCCCGTTCTCTCCGACTCTCTTTCCCAATCGAGAGACGATTTCTTTCTCGCCGGCGACACCTTCCGCCTCTGAGATTCTTGGTTCGTCGGAGAGCTTCAACGAGGAGTCACATCGCTTCTCCCTCCTCCTTCTTGCGTATTACCTCTGTTAGTGCCACCGGTTAGATTGTCGTTCTTATCTCCGCCGCCGCCGACGATCGAAGCTGCTCAAGCTCGGGAGTAGCTTCTCCTCCCCGATTAAGGACGATTAGTTGTTTTCTTTTGCTCTTCCTTCATCTCGGTTCTGACAATTTGAAGGTTAGGCTTTGAAATCCCCTTTACGattttgcttttttttgtttgttctttatGTTTATTTGCATGTACTACAAATTGTACTAGATAGAGAGTTAGTTTAAAACACAAATCGAAACAAGTTTATGGTTTTCAGATGCGGAATGTGGTTGAGTGGGGTGTGAGATTGACTTGTTGTTGAGGTGATTTTGAGTTCTAGTTTGTTTGGTATCGGCTTTATTAAGGTTTAGAATTCATAATAGACTTGAAAAAGCTAATGACTTTGACATGCTTTAGACATCGATTTTACATACTTGTTTTGGGATCGAGTTTGTTATTTGAATTGAATTTGTCGATAGTGTGTAGTCTTTTGTTATTCATTTGGTGGGTAGCTTTGACTCTGttttattttagaggaaaacaCATTTGCTAgttcattatattttgtttcaatttgtGTTTCTAAGTAGTTTTGAATTGTAAAAAACTAGTTAAATGTGAGATGGTTATATTTGGTTCGCTGTTAACTTATGGAATTCATGTTTTTTAGGAATGGCTCACCAGTTTCCTAAACGCATTCTTCAAGAAGGTGCTGAGACGCAGATGGATAAGATTAACAACACATGTAGAAGGACGCTTCTGAAGGCGGTAAAGGTGGCTCTGAAAGATGAGTATGAGGAAGTTTTGAAAGACCCTGTCTTCGGGCCTCTTCTGGCGATCATAGAGAACAACCTCATCTACTCAGGGAAGATTATTCACAGCTTCATGTGCAAGCAGCTCAGGGTTTCCAAGCTTCACGAGCTGTGGTTTATTTTTGCGAAGAGGCCTCTTAGGTTTTCTATGCAAGAATTTTATGCTGTGACTGGATTGAAGTACAAAGAGGAACCCGACGTAGACTTCATTAACTGGAAGAATGATAAGGGGTTCTGGGCTAATGCGCTGAAGACCAATGCGAAGATCAACTTATATACTATAAGGGATGAGCTCCTTAAGGTGTGTAACGAGTGGTCGTATGTGGACAGAGTGAGGTTAGTGTATCTGTCCATTATACAATCATTCCTCATGGCTAAGGATTGGAAAGTGTATATCCCTCAAGAATACATCCGCTTGgtgatggattttgagaaattgaGGATGTATCCTTGGGGTCTTCGCGCTTATGATGAGCTGATTGCATCAATACTCAGAGCAAGAGAAGATGTGCATACGAAGAACAGCTACGTATTGGATGGATTCTCATATGCGTTTCAGATATGGATTATGGAGGCAATTCCAGACATTGGTTCTATGGtgggtaaaaaaataaaaaaaaaacgtgaagaAAATGAGATGTAGGAATTGGAAAGGTAGTGGTAAAGTATCCTACCAAGATATCACCAGCCTAGAGTCCCACTTTGATAAGGTAACTGATATTTCTTCTTTAAATATTGAGTTCAATAAATGTTCAATGTAAGCTTAGTGTTTTGTTTGTTCTTGCAGGAAGAGCTGTTCACATTTATATCATCTACTGGTGATTTCGATGTGATTGCTGATACTGAGTTCCTTAGGGAAGATGAAAAGAAGGACGAAAGAGTTGGTCGTATTGTTGAATTGATCAATGCGAAACAAGACTGGACGCATTTCGATTGGGAAGTTGAGTCTTTGCCTGCACACATGGACCTTTCTGATTCAGAACAAGATGAACCGGTTGATGTTGCAGAAGAACCGTCAGCTGTTGCAGAGGAACTGACTGTAGTTGCAGGAGAACCGGCTGTTACTGCAAAAAGAGGCAAGCGCAAGCTAATTGATCCTGGTGCCGAGTCTCGAAAGAAACAACTGCTTTGTCAACGTGCGGCTGAACACAACAGGTCTCTAGTGAAATGAAGACCTTCATTGAAGGTTTGTTCACCGCTTCTTTCAACTCTTTTAAGGAAGTGGTGCAGAAGGACATACATGAGCGTTTTGACAACGTTGCCAATGAGGTGGCTCAACTCAAGGAACAAGTCTCTCAGCTTAAGGGTCTATCGGAAATAGTGGGAAAAGGCAACACATCTGAGATTCTCTCTCCTTCAGCAACAATTGGAAAAGACCAAGGACCATCATCTCATAGTACGGGTCCTCCCGCAGCAAAGGGAAAAGGCAAGGCATCTGCAAATGTGGATCCTCCTCCGGTTCGTCGTAGCCCTCGGCCAGTAAGAGAGGTAACCAAAAAATGAAGCTCTGTGTATTTTGCTATGTCGACTCTTTTGATGTAATGTCCTTGTATTGTAATATGTAATATATCGGCTTGTATGAACTAATGATGATGACTTGTGGGATTGACTATTTTGTAATGTACTTTTCTATATTTTGCTATGGACTGTCTTTTTAGTATTAATGTTATGCTTGTTTTTATTAACAGGATGTTCAAACTGATGAAAATGAAATGATGGATTTTTTGAAGAATTTGACCAAATCAGCGAAATGTGTAGATAAGGGGACCCAAGACTCTTTACAAGAAGCCATGGGAAACCTTTCTCAAGCATCTCATGTTAAAGGTTTTGATCCTTCACAACATCTGGATGGTGATGAACCAGCTGACTTTGCCACTCCACTGTCTTCGTTTAAGCCTGCGGATTGGAGACCACCTACTCTGAAAGACGTGGACTCACTTGAGGACCGGATACATGATCCCGATTACTCACTAGTGTTTGTCCCTGAGGCATTATGGGGCAAACTTGTTGACTGGACCAAAACTTTCAAGTaagttgatatttttaaatttttttaacaattctaCCATTTTGATACTGAATTTTGTAATGCAGAGAACTAAAAATTGGACCATCTATGCTCACAAATGAGTTAGTATCTCGTGTCGTCGGACCTTCAGAGTGGCTCCTGAATAAGGTCAGTTATTACCTtgttcctttttattttgtgtacacAAACTTACAGTCTTTTATCAAATTATGCAGGAAATTGATGGTATGATGTGGTTATTCACTGAGAGGACTTCCTTGCGGCGATGGTTTCCAAATAAAGTAGCCTTCATGACATGCTTGTTCAGTAATCAAATTACGAACTCTTACAACGAGTAtaagaaggacaagaagaaaTTCAAAGTGGGCGGACTGCTACAACAGTACGGCATTGGCGAACTTCCAGCACACGGACGAACAAGACTAATGTGGGATCTTGATGTTAACCGCATGTATGTCCCCCTAAATGTTGGTAAGCACTGGATCTCTATGTGCGTCAACTTTGTTACTCGGTCGATAGAGGTCTTTGACTGTGAGGGACTGAGACACCCCGGTGCAGTGGAGCCATTTGCAGTTCTCATCCCTAGAATTGTCAAAGCCATTCAGTCTTCTAAGAGTCGACAGTATCAAGTCAAGCAGTATACGGTCTCCTACGTCTCAATGCCCTTCTTATTGAACAAAAGTAGCAGTGACTGTGGAGTATATGCCTTGAAGCACATTGAATGCCATCTTCTAGGCTTGGACTTTTCCCTGGTGAATGACAACAACATTCGTGAAGCGCGGCAGAAGATTGCTTATGACCTATGGGAAGCTGCTATTGATCCTGTCCTTATTGAAAGGATGGCAAAATTCACTCCCCCGAAGACAATTTCAAGTGCTCTAGTGGAACTTGAATAAAATTCTTTCTGTTATGACTTGTGTAGGAAGTATATTGTTATTTGGTGATTTTATTTGACTCTTTTAGTTACCATTTTACTCCTTTAGTTACTACCTTATTTCACTGTTTTATTTGACTCTTGAAGTTGCTTTCTCTTTACTTTTTAGGTGACAATATGAAACCCTATCTATACCCTAAATGATTGTTATGCGATGTCCTAATTCTTATCAAAACATAACCGAAATCTAAACCTATCTATACCCTAAATGGCATTAAAGTAGGACAAACTATATTAAACCTTATACCTTAAATGACACTAAAGAAGACAAACAAtttcaaaccctataccctaaatgaCACTAAAATACCACAATCTATTTGGTGCCAAAACAAATCTTTATAATGAAAACACATACAAGTTACCATATGTGCCGATCCGATTAGAAACATTGTAAACCCTAATTATATTGCTTATATAAGATCATAAAGCGGCCACAAACACTACATCTTGCGGTGTTTTTTTTCTCCTACTTGTTCTTAAAAAATCTCTCCTCAAAAGAGAATGACGAACACGAAATACCATGGAGCGATCCCTTCCAGATGCTGGTGTGGAAAGAAGATtgtcacttatgtttcaaaaaCGGAAGAGAACCCATACAGACGATTCTTCAGATGTGAGATTGGTTTACAGGTAAATCTGATAATTCACTACTTCATATTCTTCTATATgtcaattgatttgttttgtgttttgaaacagagaaaaaaagaaaatcatcttTTTAAGTGGGTAGACGAGGCTCTGCTTGATGAGATTGAAAGGATGTCTGAGCATCAGGCGAGAGTTGCTGAGGAAATTGAAGATCTGAGAATTTCCATGAAGAAGACAGTGCAGGAAGAAGTTATGAACCATAAGCATTCGCTTGATGTAGGTTGCGTAGGAACCCTTTTCAGTTTGTTATGTCTCTGGTCCAAATGTGATTGATATTGTAATGGTTCTCTGATTCAAGTTACATTTTCAAATATTGAACCAATCTGATTTCCAGTTTTATTGTCGTGTTATGAACAACGTTATCAAACAAACCTAATTTTCATAGTCTCTGAAACATAGTATCCTAAAAAACGTGAAACATAACTTGCATAAATCAAGATGAACAAAGCTGAAACATAACTTTGATAGTCTTTGAAACATAACTTGCATAAATCAAGATGAATAAAGCTTGCGTAAACAGAACTTGCATAAAGTCTGAAACATAGTAACCCAAAAAAACCGGAAACATAACTTGCATAAATCAACATAAAGAAAGCTTGCATGAAACGGATTGAGTATCCTATATTGCTCGATCACATGTTCTCCTATCGTGCCCTCGAATCCCACATCAGCTACATTTGCGACCTTTAGAGCCTTGATTTCCTTGTGATGAACGGATCTTATCTTCGGCTGTCTCGTATCTGCGTTTCTTTCTTCTACCTGCAGCTCGTCTAGACTCTGGAGGAAGGACTTTCGTCTGCTCCACATGAGATGGAACAGTCCAAGCATCTTCAGGGACACCAATAGGATTTATGCTTTCTTCATAAGCCGTGCGCCATGACGCAGTAGTGTATATGTCGTCTGTGAGTGTGTGTTCTTGTATTCCAACACTGAAGCCTGCTTTTATGGTGTGCCTGCATGGAATTTTCATCAGGTCAAACTTCCCACAAGAATACGTGCGTCTGACCAAGTCAACCATGCAGTCAAAAGTGTCACCTTGAACCAAAAACCTGTCATCGTTAATCGGGAAGACCTTAAACTTTTTACCC
The Brassica napus cultivar Da-Ae chromosome A1, Da-Ae, whole genome shotgun sequence DNA segment above includes these coding regions:
- the LOC125576310 gene encoding uncharacterized protein At4g04775-like — protein: MTNTKYHGAIPSRCWCGKKIVTYVSKTEENPYRRFFRCEIGLQRKKENHLFKWVDEALLDEIERMSEHQARVAEEIEDLRISMKKTVQEEVMNHKHSLDVGCVGTLFSLLCLWSKCD
- the LOC125576302 gene encoding uncharacterized protein LOC125576302, producing MKTFIEGLFTASFNSFKEVVQKDIHERFDNVANEVAQLKEQVSQLKGLSEIVGKGNTSEILSPSATIGKDQGPSSHSTGPPAAKGKGKASANVDPPPVRRSPRPVREDVQTDENEMMDFLKNLTKSAKCVDKGTQDSLQEAMGNLSQASHVKGFDPSQHLDGDEPADFATPLSSFKPADWRPPTLKDVDSLEDRIHDPDYSLVFVPEALWGKLVDWTKTFKELKIGPSMLTNELVSRVVGPSEWLLNKEIDGMMWLFTERTSLRRWFPNKVAFMTCLFSNQITNSYNEYKKDKKKFKVGGLLQQYGIGELPAHGRTRLMWDLDVNRMYVPLNVGKHWISMCVNFVTRSIEVFDCEGLRHPGAVEPFAVLIPRIVKAIQSSKSRQYQVKQYTVSYVSMPFLLNKSSSDCGVYALKHIECHLLGLDFSLVNDNNIREARQKIAYDLWEAAIDPVLIERMAKFTPPKTISSALVELE